The following is a genomic window from Collimonas fungivorans Ter331.
AGCTGCCGCACACTAAGCTGCTGCCGCCTGCCCTGCCGGATGCCGCCATCGTCACAGTGGCGGCGTCCGCCATGCGAACCTTTACCGGAATGCCTTCATGAGTTCCCCAAAACCAGCGATGCCTGCGCGGCCGCCATCGCAACCACTGCCGCCGCTGACCGGCGGCAAGCTCGTCATGGGTACGGTAGCACTGTCGCTAGCCGTGTTCATGAACGTGCTCGACTCTTCGATCGCCAACGTTTCCATCCCGGCCATCTCGGGCGACCTCGGCGTATCGCCGCAGCAAGGGACCTGGGTCATTACCTCGTTTGCCGTCGCCAACGCCATCTCGGTGCCGCTGACCGGCTGGCTGACCCAGCGCTTCGGCCAGGTGCGCCTGTTTGTCACCTCGATCATCCTGTTCGTGCTGTCGTCCATCCTGTGCGGCCTGGCGCCCAGCATGGAAGTGCTGATTGCAGCGCGGGTGCTGCAAGGCGCGGTCGCAGGGCCGATGATCCCGTTGTCGCAATCCTTGCTGCTGTCCAGCTATACCCCCGCCAAGAGCGGCATGGCCCTGGCGTTCTGGGGCATGACCACCCTGGTGGCGCCGGTCATGGGGCCGCTGCTGGGGGGCTGGATCTCGGACAACTACACTTGGCCCTGGATTTTCTACATCAACATTCCGGTCGGCGTGTTTGCCGCCTGGGCTACCTGGTCGATCTATCACAAGCGCGAGTCGGCGGTATACAAGCTGCCCATCGATAAAATCGGCCTCGCCCTGCTGGTGATCTGGGTCGGTTCGCTGCAGATCATGCTGGACAAGGGCAAGGAGCTCGACTGGTTCAACTCCTCGACCATCGTGATACTGGGCGCGATCTCGCTGATCGCATTCATCTACTTCGTCATCTGGGAGCTCGGCGACGATCATCCGGTGGTCGACCTGACCCTGTTCAAGGGCCGCAACTTCAGCGGCGGCGTGATCGCGATTTCGGTCGGCTACGGCCTGATGTTCGGCGGCCTGGTGATCTTGCCGCTATGGCTGCAGACTACGCTGGGTTATACGGCGACGCTGGCGGGCGAAGTGATGGCGCCGGTCGGGATCTTTGCCATCATCCTGTCGCCGTTCATCGGGAAAATATTGCCCAAGGTCGATGCCCGCTGGGTTGCCAGCACCGCGTTCCTGATCTTTGCCGTGGTGTTTTTCCTGCGTGCGCAATTCACCGAAAACGTCGACACCTTCACGCTGATGATTCCCACCGTGATCCAGGGCGCGGCGATGGCCATGTTCTTCATTCCGCTGACCTCGATCATCCTGTCCGGCCAGCCGCCGGAAAAGATGCCGTCGGCGGCCGGCCTGTCGAATTTCGTACGAATCATGTTCGGCGGCATGGGCACTTCGATCACCAGCACCTTCTGGGATCGCCGCACGTCGCTGCATCATTCCCAGTTGACCGAATTCACCGGCCCGCACAGCCCGGCGTTCACCGAGGCGGTGCATAACCTCACCGCCCAGGGCATGTCGGAACCGGCGGCGTGGGCCACCATCGAACGCCTGATTACGGTGAAAGCCGCGACCCAGGGCGCCACCGATATCTTCTGGATCTCGGCGGTGCTGTTCCTGATGCTGATTGCACTGGTGTGGCTGACCAAGCCTTCGCGCTCCAGCGTGCCGGCTGATGCTGGCGGCGCCCACTAAAGGGCGAGATGCGGTCCTGAAAAAAAGCGATGCCACCGCTCAGGTGGCATCGCTTTTTTCATATCATGGACCTGTGAAAGAGCTCTCTTACCAGAGATAGCGCAAACCAAGAGTGACCCGGTTCACCCGGTTATGCGACTCCGCCTGGTAATCGTAGTCGGCAAACAGGTTCAGGCTGGCCGAGGCGGCATACGAAAGATTCACGCCCGCCAGCACCGCATCCCGGCCCAGGTCTACGCCTTTCACCGTGAAATCGCTGCCCGGGGCGCCAATCAATGTCGCCTGGTATTGCGCCTGCGCGTCCATGAATTCATGCATCCAGCGCAGTTGCGCGCCAAACGTCATGGAACCCGTAGCCAGCGGCAGGTCTTGGCTGATCTTGACGCCGAGGCTGCTGCGCAAGCTGTTCAAGGTATTGCTCTGGGTGGACAGCCCCAGGTTCTCGGCATCGGTTTCGGTGAAGCCGTCCTGGCGCAGGCGGGTGTAATGCAGGGCGCCGAACGGCTGCAGGACAAAACGTTCGTTCAGCTTCGCGCGATAACCCAGTTCGCCGTAGGCGCTTGCCTGCTGGCCATCGTAGGCGCTCTTGGCGCGCAAGGTGGAGCCGGTTCCGGTCAGCACATCACGCTGCATGTCGGTGCGCTGTATTGCGTAGCTGGCGATGGCATCGACATACAGCGGGCCCGGGGCGTAACTGGCATAGGCGCCGATCTTGTAGCTGTCGAGCTTGCCGTTGCCGTTGTAGTCATCGAAATCGGCACTCAAGTGAGCATAATCCAGGCCGGCGCCGACGATCCAGTCATTGCCTACGGCGCGATCGGCGCCAGCGCTGATGCCGCCTATCCGGTAACTCGCGCCTGAAGTATCGGCAGTCGCGCTCAATTTACCGAAAGAACCGTAAGGCCGCACCCATACGCCGTTATCGCCAGCCTTGCGACTGCCATCACGCTGGGTATCCAGGCGCATCGACAACGCCCGGCCGAACAGGTCGTTTTCCCGCAATGCGAGCTGCGAGAAGGTTGCATGGACGCCGCCGGTGAGGCTGCCTACCGTAGCCTGTAGCTCCGCCTTATCCAGCAAGTTTAGGGTATTGACCGTCTCCGCCAGCGCCCCGGTGGCTACCGCTACGCCGGCTGGCGTGACGGCGGGCGGCACAGGTTCTTCCGGCGTGGCCTGGGGCCGGCTGGTGTCGATCGCTTGCCCGATCGCGGCATTGTTGCCGCTGGTGACCACTGTCGCGATCGGCGCACGGGTAATCACCAGGTAGGCATGGCCGTTGTCGTAGGCCAGCGCCGGCGTCAGCAACGCCGTTGCGTTTGCCTGCAGCTGGCCAAAGGTACCGCTGACGCCGCCTGCCGCGGTGACAATCGGCAGGCGTATCTGATCCGGATAGGAGCCCGGCAGCATGGTGGCGTTGACGCTGCCGCCCAGCAGGCTGGCAGTGCCGCCCACTGTCAGCAAGCCGGCGGAAACCGGCGACGCCTCGGTCTGGAATATGCCGTTTGCCGCATGGGTGAAATTCCCCGTCACGGTCAGGCCGCCGCTACCGTCGCCGACGCCAGGATGCAAGGTGCCCTGGTTCAGCAGGTCGCCGGCAATCGTGCCGCCGCTGCCGGCCAAGGTTGCCCCCGAGGCGACGGTGGTTGCCCCGCCCAAGCTGCCTGTGAGGTTAAACAGGCCGCTCTGGATTTGCGCGGTGGTGAAAACGCCGTTGCCGCTCCAGGTCCAGTTGTCGCCCTGCGCTTGCAAAGCGGCGAAATTCGAAAATGCATTCGATGCCGTGCCTGATCCCTGCAGCACGACCTTGCTGCCGGCGTTGCCGCCGCCATTGGCAGCGCCGTTGATCACCGAGCCGGTTTGCAGGATCAGCGTATTGACGCCGGTGCCCATCGAGACCGCGGTGCCGGAGCCGCTCTGCAACAGGCCGGCATTGATGACCGTGCTGCTGCCGTTGAGGGTGCGCACCGCCGCGCCTTGCTGGCTGATGATCTGGCCGCCGGCCTGGTTCTCGATGCTGGCGGCAAAACTGGAACCCACGGTATTCGAAAACACCGCGTCGGAACCCGTGCCGGAGGCATTGATGGTGCCGCTGTTGGTGAGCTTGTCGTTATTGCCCTGCATGTACACGGTAGGACTGTTGGCGCCGGTGCTCGACAAACTGCCGCTGTTGCTCACCGTGCCGCTGCCGCCGAGGATGGAAATGGCGCGGGCGTTGCTGCCGGCGGTGGCGATCGTCCCCGAATTGACGATGCTGTTGTTGAGCTGGCCAAGGTTGGTCTGGCCCCAGGCGGCCGATATGCCGAATGCGTTGGGGCCGGCAGTAACGATGCTGCCCCGGTTGATCAGCGTATTGCCGCTGCCGTTGGCGGCCAAGCCGTCGTTGAAGGCGCCGGTAGTGCTGATGCTGGCCTGGGCGCTGTTGGTCAACTGGTTATTATTGTTCAGGCCAAGCAGCGCCGCGCCGCGGTTGCCGCCGGTGCCGCCGCCACCGGTCAGGGTGACGCTGCCGTTGTTGGTGATGGTGCTTGAGGTATCGACCTGAAAAGCCACCGGACTGGTGCTGCGCGGGATGCTGGCCGCTACGCTGGAATCCAGCGTGACCGCAACGCCTGTGCTGCCGGCCTGGGCCGCGACCGGTGTTGCGTTGCTGCCGGAACAGCTTACGGCAACGCCGCTGGTCGGCGCATTGTTGCTGCAGCTTGCTTGCGCTTGCGTGATCAAAGCCCCGGCAAACGTAATGATGACGCCGTTCATGCCTCTCTTGAGTGCTGGTTGCATAGCTCAGTCCTCGGTAGGTGCACAATGGATGTGCTTATATACAGCTTATATTTTCCCCGTGGAAATTATTGTATTTGTAATAGCAACCTATGGCAACAAGGCAAAAATTCGGGCCGGGCTCCCAAATCCGAGGCAAAAAAAGAGGGCGATGCATTGTTACATTGCATCGCCCTCTTTGTTTTATTGCTATCTTGACTATAAAATGTGCTTGCCGATCCACCAGG
Proteins encoded in this region:
- a CDS encoding DHA2 family efflux MFS transporter permease subunit, producing the protein MSSPKPAMPARPPSQPLPPLTGGKLVMGTVALSLAVFMNVLDSSIANVSIPAISGDLGVSPQQGTWVITSFAVANAISVPLTGWLTQRFGQVRLFVTSIILFVLSSILCGLAPSMEVLIAARVLQGAVAGPMIPLSQSLLLSSYTPAKSGMALAFWGMTTLVAPVMGPLLGGWISDNYTWPWIFYINIPVGVFAAWATWSIYHKRESAVYKLPIDKIGLALLVIWVGSLQIMLDKGKELDWFNSSTIVILGAISLIAFIYFVIWELGDDHPVVDLTLFKGRNFSGGVIAISVGYGLMFGGLVILPLWLQTTLGYTATLAGEVMAPVGIFAIILSPFIGKILPKVDARWVASTAFLIFAVVFFLRAQFTENVDTFTLMIPTVIQGAAMAMFFIPLTSIILSGQPPEKMPSAAGLSNFVRIMFGGMGTSITSTFWDRRTSLHHSQLTEFTGPHSPAFTEAVHNLTAQGMSEPAAWATIERLITVKAATQGATDIFWISAVLFLMLIALVWLTKPSRSSVPADAGGAH
- a CDS encoding autotransporter outer membrane beta-barrel domain-containing protein, whose product is MQPALKRGMNGVIITFAGALITQAQASCSNNAPTSGVAVSCSGSNATPVAAQAGSTGVAVTLDSSVAASIPRSTSPVAFQVDTSSTITNNGSVTLTGGGGTGGNRGAALLGLNNNNQLTNSAQASISTTGAFNDGLAANGSGNTLINRGSIVTAGPNAFGISAAWGQTNLGQLNNSIVNSGTIATAGSNARAISILGGSGTVSNSGSLSSTGANSPTVYMQGNNDKLTNSGTINASGTGSDAVFSNTVGSSFAASIENQAGGQIISQQGAAVRTLNGSSTVINAGLLQSGSGTAVSMGTGVNTLILQTGSVINGAANGGGNAGSKVVLQGSGTASNAFSNFAALQAQGDNWTWSGNGVFTTAQIQSGLFNLTGSLGGATTVASGATLAGSGGTIAGDLLNQGTLHPGVGDGSGGLTVTGNFTHAANGIFQTEASPVSAGLLTVGGTASLLGGSVNATMLPGSYPDQIRLPIVTAAGGVSGTFGQLQANATALLTPALAYDNGHAYLVITRAPIATVVTSGNNAAIGQAIDTSRPQATPEEPVPPAVTPAGVAVATGALAETVNTLNLLDKAELQATVGSLTGGVHATFSQLALRENDLFGRALSMRLDTQRDGSRKAGDNGVWVRPYGSFGKLSATADTSGASYRIGGISAGADRAVGNDWIVGAGLDYAHLSADFDDYNGNGKLDSYKIGAYASYAPGPLYVDAIASYAIQRTDMQRDVLTGTGSTLRAKSAYDGQQASAYGELGYRAKLNERFVLQPFGALHYTRLRQDGFTETDAENLGLSTQSNTLNSLRSSLGVKISQDLPLATGSMTFGAQLRWMHEFMDAQAQYQATLIGAPGSDFTVKGVDLGRDAVLAGVNLSYAASASLNLFADYDYQAESHNRVNRVTLGLRYLW